One genomic segment of Gossypium arboreum isolate Shixiya-1 chromosome 3, ASM2569848v2, whole genome shotgun sequence includes these proteins:
- the LOC108476309 gene encoding peptidyl-prolyl cis-trans isomerase CYP21-4 isoform X2, which yields MARIKPQALLIQSKKKKGSTRISVPTILFCSLIVLLILLSLITTYKHWSQRSRGQTRTGLSNFENVDEIADSKKYDLPGYAVLNTSKGNITIELFKDGSPEIVDKFLDLCQKGHFKGMPFHHVIKNYVILGGHSQDSGGIEDWTSKRKFHRQLPTSPKHEAFMLGTTKIKEDSKAFQLFITTAPIPDSNDKLYMFGRVIKGVDVVQEIEEVDTDTHYRPKSPVGIINVILQQVI from the exons ATGGCAAGAATAAAGCCTCAGGCGTTGTTAATTCAAAGCAAAAAGAAGAAAGGGTCAACTCGGATCAGTGTTCCTACAATTCTTTTTTGCAGTTTAATCGTTTTATTGATTTTGTTGTCCTTAATTACTACGTACAAGCATTGGTCTCAAAG GTCAAGGGGACAAACAAGAACTGGGTTGTCAAATTTTGAG AATGTGGATGAGATTGCAGATTCAAAGAAGTATGATCTTCCTGGATATGCT GTTCTAAATACATCAAAAGGCAATATAACTATAGAACTCTTCAAAGATGGTTCCCCTGAGATTGTCGACAAATTTCTTGACTTGTG TCAAAAGGGACATTTCAAGGGCATGCCTTTCCACCATGTGATAAAAAACTATGTGATTCTAGGAGGGCATTCACAAGATTCTGGAGGCATCGAAGATTGGACATCAAAAAGAAAGTTTCACAGACAGCTGCCCACAAG TCCAAAGCATGAAGCTTTTATGCTTGGAACTACAAAGATTAAGGAAGATAGCAAAGCATTTCAGCTTTTTATCACAACTGCACCAATACCGGATTCAAACGACAAACTATATATGTTCGGACGAGTCATCAAGGGTGTAGATGTGGTTCAG GAAATTGAAGAGGTTGATACCGATACGCATTACAGGCCTAAATCTCCTGTAGGGATCATCAATGTTATACTGCAACAAGTAATTTGA
- the LOC108476309 gene encoding peptidyl-prolyl cis-trans isomerase CYP21-4 isoform X1 translates to MARIKPQALLIQSKKKKGSTRISVPTILFCSLIVLLILLSLITTYKHWSQSRSRGQTRTGLSNFENVDEIADSKKYDLPGYAVLNTSKGNITIELFKDGSPEIVDKFLDLCQKGHFKGMPFHHVIKNYVILGGHSQDSGGIEDWTSKRKFHRQLPTSPKHEAFMLGTTKIKEDSKAFQLFITTAPIPDSNDKLYMFGRVIKGVDVVQEIEEVDTDTHYRPKSPVGIINVILQQVI, encoded by the exons ATGGCAAGAATAAAGCCTCAGGCGTTGTTAATTCAAAGCAAAAAGAAGAAAGGGTCAACTCGGATCAGTGTTCCTACAATTCTTTTTTGCAGTTTAATCGTTTTATTGATTTTGTTGTCCTTAATTACTACGTACAAGCATTGGTCTCAAAG CAGGTCAAGGGGACAAACAAGAACTGGGTTGTCAAATTTTGAG AATGTGGATGAGATTGCAGATTCAAAGAAGTATGATCTTCCTGGATATGCT GTTCTAAATACATCAAAAGGCAATATAACTATAGAACTCTTCAAAGATGGTTCCCCTGAGATTGTCGACAAATTTCTTGACTTGTG TCAAAAGGGACATTTCAAGGGCATGCCTTTCCACCATGTGATAAAAAACTATGTGATTCTAGGAGGGCATTCACAAGATTCTGGAGGCATCGAAGATTGGACATCAAAAAGAAAGTTTCACAGACAGCTGCCCACAAG TCCAAAGCATGAAGCTTTTATGCTTGGAACTACAAAGATTAAGGAAGATAGCAAAGCATTTCAGCTTTTTATCACAACTGCACCAATACCGGATTCAAACGACAAACTATATATGTTCGGACGAGTCATCAAGGGTGTAGATGTGGTTCAG GAAATTGAAGAGGTTGATACCGATACGCATTACAGGCCTAAATCTCCTGTAGGGATCATCAATGTTATACTGCAACAAGTAATTTGA
- the LOC108476308 gene encoding aldehyde dehydrogenase 22A1, whose protein sequence is MAFWWPIIVLAFAYAICRFLLMLIPPNVPSIDVDASDVLDDGNQTQENSFIYIPPRGRPQQSDRKVQCYEPATMKYLGFFPALTPAEVEERVAQARKAQKIWAKSSFKQRRQFLRILLKYIIEHQELICEVSSRDTGKTMVDASLGEIMTTCEKITWLLSEGEKWLRPEYRSSGRSMLHKKSKVEFHPLGVIGAIVSWNYPFHNIFNPMLAAVFSGNGVVIKVSEHASWSGCFYFRIIQAALAAVGAPENLVEVITGFAETGEALVSSVDKIIFVGSPGVGKMIMENAAETLIPVTLELGGKDAFIVCEDVDIPHVAQVAVRAALQSSGQNCAGAERFYVHRDIYNSFVNQVTKIVKSVSAGPPLAARYDMGAICLQEHSDKLQHLVDDAVDKGAEIVARGSFGHLSEGAVDQFFPPTVLKNVNHTMKLMQEETFGPIMPIMKFESDEEVVKLANDSRYGLGCAVFSGSQRRAKEIASQIHCGVAAVNDFASTYMCQSLPFGGTKDSGFGRFAGVEGLRACCLVKSVVEDRCWPYIKTKIPKPIQYPVAENGFEFQESLVEALYSLNIWDRLRALVNVLKIISEQNPVATSKKND, encoded by the exons ATGGCGTTTTGGTGGCCGATCATCGTTCTCGCCTTTGCTTATGCTATCTGTCGTTTCTTGCTGATGCTCATTCCCCCAAATGTTCCTTCTATCGATGTCGATGCCTCAGATG TGTTGGATGACGGGAACCAAACGCAAGAAAACAGCTTCATTTAC ATACCACCAAGGGGAAGGCCACAGCAATCAGACAGAAAAGTTCAATGCTATGAGCCAGCTACTATGAAATATTTGGGCTTTTTCCCAGCATTGACACCTGCTGAG GTTGAGGAGCGTGTCGCACAAGCACGGAAAGCACAGAAAATTTGGGCTAAAAGTAGTTTCAAGCAAAGGCGACAGTTTTTGCGGATTCTTCTAAAATATATTATTGAACACCAAGAACTGATATGCGA AGTCTCTTCACGTGATACTGGGAAAACAATGGTTGATGCCTCTTTAGGAGAAATAATGACTACATGTGAGAAGATAACCTGGCTTCTTTCAGAGGGGGAAAAGTGGCTCAGGCCTGAATACCG ATCTTCTGGAAGATCAATGCTTCACAAGAAATCCAAAGTGGAATTTCATCCGCTTGGTGTAATTGGGGCTATTGTTTCATGGAATTACCCttttcataatatttttaatcCAATGCTTGCAGCTGTGTTTTCAGGAAATGGTGTGGTAATTAAG GTTTCTGAGCATGCAAGCTGGTCTGGATGTTTTTACTTTAGAATAATCCAAGCAGCTCTTGCTGCAGTTGGAGCTCCTGAAAATCTGGTTGAGGTAATTACAGG CTTTGCTGAAACAGGAGAAGCACTGGTATCTTCTGTTGATAAAATCATATTTGTTGGATCACCGGGTGTGGGAAAGATG ATAATGGAAAATGCTGCTGAGACCCTTATACCAGTTACACTTGAGCTCGGTGGGAAAGATGCCTTTATTGTGTGCGAAGACGTAGATATTCCACAC GTTGCCCAAGTTGCTGTCAGGGCCGCTCTCCAATCAAGTGGGCAGAACTGTGCTGGAGCTGAGAGATTTTATGTTCACAGGGATATTTATAATTCATTTGTCAATCAAGTGACTAAGATTGTGAAGTCTGTTTCAGCT GGCCCACCACTAGCTGCAAGATATGATATGGGTGCCATATGCTTGCAAGAGCATTCTGACAAGCTTCAACACCTTGTAGATGATGCTGTAGACAAAGGAGCTGAAATTGTAGCTCGTGGAAGTTTCGGCCATTTAAGTGAAGGCGCAGTTGATCAATTTTTCCCCCCTACAGTGCTCAAAAATGTAAACCATACAATGAAGTTGATGCAAGAAGAG ACTTTCGGACCAATCATGCCGATAATGAAATTCGAATCAGATGAAGAGGTTGTCAAGCTTGCAAATGATTCAAGATATGGGCTTGGCTGTGCTGTTTTCTCCGGCAGTCAAAGGCGTGCCAAGGAGATAGCTTCCCAAATACATTGTGGAGTTGCTGCAGTTAATGATTTTGCATCAACTTATATGTGCCAG TCCCTGCCTTTTGGTGGCACAAAAGATAGTGGATTCGGCCGATTTGCTGGTGTTGAGGGATTGAGAGCTTGCTGTTTGGTAAAGTCAGTCGTTGAGGATAGATGTTGGCCTTATATAAAGACCAAGATACCAAAGCCTATTCAG TATCCTGTTGCTGAAAATGGGTTTGAGTTTCAAGAATCGCTGGTGGAGGCACTTTACAGCTTGAACATTTGGGACCGTCTTCGGGCACTGGTCAATGTTCTAAAGATCATTTCGGAGCAAAACCCTGTTGCCACTAGCAAGAAAAATGACTGA